Proteins from one Candidatus Bathyarchaeota archaeon genomic window:
- a CDS encoding manganese efflux pump gives MDVFYIILIAVCLALDASAVSIANGMCIRPLRLKDTLAIAGSFGIFQAVMPLVGWLIGSSLLFGVFSMVDHWIVFSLLFLIGCRMVYESRNSESRFKDALSIDVLIGLSIATSMDALAVGVTFAILKVAIATPMIIIGLVTFILSFLGVLSGNRIGSIMGFRIGLLGGLILIGTGIKILIEHLS, from the coding sequence ATGGATGTATTCTATATAATTCTGATCGCGGTCTGCTTGGCTTTGGATGCTTCAGCCGTATCCATCGCAAATGGGATGTGTATAAGACCTTTGAGGCTTAAGGATACTCTTGCGATCGCCGGTTCCTTCGGAATATTTCAGGCTGTAATGCCTTTGGTTGGGTGGCTCATAGGTTCCAGTCTATTATTTGGCGTATTCTCTATGGTGGATCATTGGATAGTTTTCTCTCTCCTGTTTCTTATAGGTTGCAGGATGGTCTATGAGTCTAGAAACTCGGAGTCTAGGTTTAAAGATGCTCTCAGCATCGATGTTCTGATAGGGTTGTCGATAGCGACGAGTATGGATGCTTTGGCTGTTGGAGTGACATTCGCCATACTAAAGGTTGCAATCGCAACTCCGATGATAATCATAGGGTTGGTGACGTTTATACTGTCATTCTTGGGAGTACTCTCAGGAAACAGAATAGGGTCGATAATGGGTTTTAGAATTGGACTCCTAGGTGGGCTTATTCTGATTGGAACTGGAATAAAAATTTTAATAGAACATTTGTCCTAA
- a CDS encoding PIN domain-containing protein: MNGSFMVETEFLFGFQPKDRSYDTVSRILNTYTATKPFTIYYPVSALIEIREVMVSYEKSSSERINALTLIKAKSAASNLLEITISSDDLILCEELMVQDTALTFFDALHASVALSNNLSIISNDEAYDRVGVKRISFKDFLNLLEK; this comes from the coding sequence ATGAACGGAAGTTTCATGGTTGAGACCGAGTTTCTATTCGGCTTTCAGCCTAAAGACAGAAGTTACGATACGGTTTCAAGAATACTGAACACTTACACGGCGACCAAACCATTCACTATCTACTACCCTGTCTCAGCATTAATTGAGATCCGCGAAGTCATGGTAAGCTACGAAAAAAGCTCCTCCGAGAGAATCAACGCCCTGACATTGATAAAAGCGAAATCAGCCGCGTCAAACCTTTTGGAGATAACTATTTCATCCGATGACCTAATTCTATGTGAAGAGTTAATGGTCCAAGACACGGCCTTAACATTCTTCGATGCTTTACATGCTTCTGTAGCATTAAGTAATAATTTATCAATCATTTCAAACGATGAAGCCTACGATAGGGTTGGAGTAAAAAGGATCTCATTCAAAGACTTTTTGAACCTTCTGGAAAAGTGA
- the pyrH gene encoding UMP kinase: MKLVVKAGGYLFPSEIDTEDIQRFTAVMRQIRSRGHDIVIVTGGGFKARQYIEAVRRLGGDEAYCDEVGIRFARLNALLLISSLGDDAYPEVPETLQRLRAYHQHGKIVVLGGLQPGQSTNAVAALAAETVGADMLINATDVDGVYLKDPKKDPSAKMLEEVSVKDLMRIILDEKVEAGGYKLFDPIAIKIIERSKIPTWILNGRDPENIIRVVDGGKVGTRVTF, from the coding sequence ATGAAGCTGGTGGTCAAGGCGGGAGGATACCTCTTCCCCTCTGAAATCGATACTGAAGATATCCAGAGGTTTACAGCAGTGATGAGGCAGATTCGAAGCAGAGGCCACGACATTGTAATAGTCACAGGGGGTGGTTTCAAGGCCCGCCAATATATAGAAGCTGTGAGAAGGCTAGGCGGAGATGAAGCCTACTGTGACGAGGTCGGCATACGCTTCGCAAGGCTTAACGCCCTCCTACTCATATCATCCTTGGGCGACGATGCTTATCCAGAGGTTCCGGAGACCCTTCAGAGACTCAGAGCATACCATCAACATGGGAAGATAGTCGTTCTTGGAGGATTACAGCCAGGACAGTCCACAAACGCTGTAGCTGCACTCGCAGCAGAAACTGTTGGTGCCGACATGCTGATAAACGCTACAGACGTCGACGGAGTATATTTGAAGGATCCCAAGAAGGATCCATCGGCTAAGATGCTTGAAGAAGTTTCGGTTAAAGACCTTATGAGAATAATCCTCGACGAAAAGGTTGAGGCAGGCGGATACAAGCTCTTCGACCCAATAGCAATCAAGATAATTGAACGGTCAAAGATCCCAACATGGATCTTGAACGGTAGAGACCCAGAGAATATTATACGTGTGGTTGATGGCGGAAAGGTTGGCACCCGAGTAACATTTTAA
- a CDS encoding HTH domain-containing protein, whose protein sequence is MKLIDIFQSRATVKLIEYMLENRGKIFNQSLLANILNVSPSTVSRVIEPLVKEQIILFDRFDKGMKLISLNEQSERTRALIEFHDKIKRL, encoded by the coding sequence ATGAAGCTCATAGACATCTTCCAGTCGAGAGCAACTGTCAAACTCATAGAGTATATGCTTGAGAATAGGGGCAAGATATTCAATCAATCTCTACTCGCCAACATCTTGAACGTATCACCTTCAACAGTATCGAGGGTCATAGAGCCATTGGTGAAAGAGCAGATAATTCTATTTGACAGGTTTGATAAAGGGATGAAATTGATAAGTCTGAACGAACAGTCCGAGAGAACAAGAGCTCTCATAGAGTTCCATGACAAGATCAAGAGGCTCTAA
- a CDS encoding site-2 protease family protein, with amino-acid sequence MNEIVVVASIYFGVMALLFILSKLFNWEKRGVTVGPLFLILKTSYLNKNLESISRRGRSIWRIMANIGVPIAIGQMVYIVYFMSQNLFNLTYKTSEAAGMVLLLPGLTISLETLPYIIVALAVVLVTHESAHALAGLTDGVPLKSAGIFFAFIIPGGFVELDEEHLEKSPLSTKLRVYSAGSSANLAAWMLVTLLFINFTATLSPFYEGPSGILVSGLVPGGGASDAGLAKWDVIYSINGQPIKSVDELSRFMGNIQPGAALSLSTDKGRVEVVTKPHPQDPARALIGIYPFNYYPPKYFLPKELPYHLYYTEYWTSVLLVWIAIFNMLPLYPLDGDKVLHSIISSRSKDAAKRVRIVSSIIFTSIVGLNIAMSFTNFGLIRV; translated from the coding sequence ATGAATGAAATCGTTGTCGTAGCCTCCATATATTTCGGGGTCATGGCCTTACTCTTCATATTATCGAAACTCTTCAATTGGGAGAAGAGAGGAGTCACAGTAGGGCCTCTATTTTTAATTTTGAAGACTTCATATCTGAACAAGAATTTAGAGTCAATATCTAGAAGAGGTCGGAGCATATGGAGGATCATGGCAAATATTGGGGTTCCCATAGCCATAGGCCAAATGGTTTACATAGTGTATTTCATGTCCCAGAACCTATTCAACCTAACTTACAAAACGTCTGAAGCAGCCGGTATGGTCCTGCTTCTTCCAGGTTTAACGATCAGCCTTGAAACCTTACCCTACATCATAGTCGCCCTAGCCGTGGTTCTGGTGACTCATGAGTCGGCCCATGCACTGGCAGGCTTGACTGACGGTGTGCCATTGAAGTCGGCAGGAATATTTTTTGCATTCATCATTCCGGGAGGCTTCGTTGAGCTCGACGAGGAGCATCTTGAGAAGTCACCCCTATCAACCAAACTCAGGGTATACTCAGCAGGCTCCTCAGCAAACCTGGCGGCATGGATGCTTGTAACATTGCTCTTCATCAACTTCACAGCGACTCTGAGCCCATTCTATGAGGGACCATCTGGAATACTGGTCTCTGGACTCGTCCCTGGAGGCGGCGCATCAGATGCAGGCTTGGCCAAATGGGATGTGATCTATTCAATAAATGGCCAACCGATAAAGAGCGTCGACGAACTCTCAAGGTTCATGGGTAACATCCAGCCTGGCGCAGCCCTATCATTATCGACTGATAAAGGTAGAGTCGAAGTCGTCACTAAGCCGCATCCACAAGATCCAGCGAGGGCCTTGATCGGAATATATCCGTTCAACTATTATCCTCCAAAATATTTTCTACCCAAAGAATTGCCTTACCACCTATACTATACTGAGTACTGGACATCGGTACTTTTGGTCTGGATAGCCATCTTCAACATGTTGCCATTATACCCCCTAGACGGGGACAAGGTACTCCACTCAATAATCAGCTCAAGATCCAAGGATGCGGCCAAGAGGGTTAGAATAGTCTCCAGCATAATATTCACTTCAATAGTAGGCTTGAACATAGCCATGTCGTTTACCAACTTTGGCTTGATAAGGGTCTAA
- the tuf gene encoding translation elongation factor EF-1 subunit alpha, with protein sequence MSQKPHLNMIVIGHVDHGKSTMTGNLLYQTGYIDAKKIEEYARESEKTGAGETFKFAWVLDSLKEERERGVTIDLSFQKFETPKLFFTIIDAPGHRDFIKNMITGTSQADCAILTVSARKGEFEVGVGPGGQTREHAYLARTLGVNQIAVAITKMDDATVNWSQARFEECKREVESLLKTVGYDTSKIAFVPVSGWTGDNLTKPSDKMPWYKGPTLIEVLDSFTLPPKPIDKPLRIPVQDVYSITGVGTVPVGRVETGVLKEGDKIVFMPGNIVGECKSIETHHTKIPKAEPGDNIGFNVRGVDKSAIHRGDVVGHPDNPPTVAKEFIGQIIVIHHPTAIAQGYTPVLHAHTATMAATFSELIAKIDPRTGQVIEQKPAFLKTGDGALVRLRPLNPMVVEPYSEIPQLGRFAVRDMGMTIAVGVVKEVTEKA encoded by the coding sequence TTGAGTCAGAAGCCCCATTTGAACATGATAGTCATAGGCCATGTGGACCATGGGAAGAGCACCATGACAGGCAACCTACTATACCAGACAGGCTACATCGACGCAAAGAAGATTGAAGAGTACGCTAGGGAGTCTGAGAAGACCGGGGCTGGAGAGACTTTCAAGTTCGCTTGGGTTCTTGACAGCCTGAAGGAGGAGCGTGAGAGAGGGGTCACCATAGACCTCAGCTTCCAGAAGTTCGAGACCCCTAAACTCTTCTTCACAATAATAGACGCTCCAGGACACAGAGACTTCATAAAGAACATGATAACCGGTACAAGCCAGGCTGACTGCGCCATTCTAACAGTCTCAGCGAGGAAGGGTGAGTTCGAGGTCGGCGTCGGACCTGGGGGCCAGACGAGAGAACACGCCTACCTTGCAAGAACGTTGGGTGTGAACCAGATAGCGGTGGCCATAACGAAGATGGATGACGCTACTGTGAACTGGTCCCAAGCCAGATTTGAGGAGTGCAAGAGGGAGGTTGAATCCTTACTCAAGACGGTTGGATACGATACTTCAAAGATAGCCTTCGTCCCAGTCTCGGGATGGACAGGTGACAACCTGACGAAGCCCAGCGATAAGATGCCATGGTACAAGGGACCGACATTGATTGAGGTCCTAGACTCATTCACACTCCCACCGAAACCGATCGATAAACCCCTCAGAATACCTGTCCAAGACGTATACTCCATCACAGGTGTTGGAACAGTCCCTGTGGGCAGAGTTGAGACAGGAGTATTGAAGGAGGGTGACAAGATAGTCTTCATGCCTGGAAACATTGTAGGAGAATGTAAGTCGATAGAGACACATCACACAAAGATCCCCAAAGCTGAGCCTGGGGACAATATAGGGTTCAACGTCAGGGGTGTAGATAAATCAGCGATCCACAGAGGTGACGTCGTAGGCCACCCTGATAATCCTCCAACAGTAGCGAAGGAGTTCATAGGCCAGATAATAGTCATACACCATCCGACAGCGATAGCCCAAGGATACACACCGGTTCTGCACGCACATACAGCAACAATGGCAGCTACATTCTCAGAGTTGATAGCGAAGATAGATCCGAGGACAGGCCAGGTTATAGAGCAGAAACCAGCATTCCTGAAGACTGGAGACGGCGCCCTGGTCAGGCTTAGACCCCTGAACCCGATGGTTGTCGAACCTTACAGTGAGATCCCGCAGCTTGGAAGATTCGCTGTAAGAGACATGGGTATGACCATAGCGGTAGGGGTCGTCAAAGAGGTCACTGAGAAAGCCTAG
- a CDS encoding 30S ribosomal protein S7 → MSKEEKALSVFKIFDKWGCEGVEVRDPGLKRYISLKPTIIPHSGGRHEHQKFMKSNVNIVERLVNNMMRHGRCGGKKAKAEGIVRNALDIIHLKTGRNPIQVLIDAIVNSAPCEDVTRVAYGGVVYPVSVDISPQRRVDLALRHLADGARQVAFSNPKTIDEALADEIIYAASRDDKSFAVRRRDEMERIALASR, encoded by the coding sequence TTGAGCAAGGAGGAGAAGGCCCTCTCAGTCTTCAAGATCTTCGATAAATGGGGTTGCGAAGGAGTAGAGGTTCGCGACCCAGGATTGAAACGTTACATAAGCCTCAAACCTACAATCATCCCCCACAGCGGTGGAAGACATGAACATCAGAAATTCATGAAGTCGAACGTGAACATTGTGGAGAGGCTGGTGAATAATATGATGAGACATGGAAGGTGTGGTGGGAAGAAGGCAAAGGCTGAAGGGATAGTGAGGAATGCCCTAGATATAATTCATTTGAAGACTGGGAGGAACCCTATCCAAGTTCTCATCGATGCTATAGTGAACTCGGCTCCATGTGAGGATGTGACCCGAGTAGCCTACGGTGGAGTCGTATACCCAGTCTCAGTCGATATCTCACCCCAACGCAGGGTCGACCTAGCCCTCCGACACCTAGCTGATGGGGCGAGGCAGGTGGCCTTCAGCAACCCTAAGACTATAGATGAGGCCCTTGCAGATGAGATAATATACGCTGCCTCCAGAGACGATAAGAGTTTCGCCGTAAGAAGGCGTGACGAGATGGAGAGGATTGCCCTAGCCTCCAGGTGA
- a CDS encoding mRNA surveillance protein pelota, producing MKILNEDLRHGIMKVSIDNLDDLWILYNLIRKGDKIYSRTTREVKVERVGGTSSRRVPANLGLSVEKVYYDKDLARLRIHGTIIDAPEDLSVLGSHHTINLHEGKVATIIKEYWAQHDIGSLRKAVRPGPPIIIVALDNDECAIGVSRTSGVEVNVELKSGLPSKREADRREQAMLKYLGEISGALVKVHEKVDGRIVVVGPAFAKEHLVRHLRKNFPELSDNIAAVKSVSSGGVAGVLEAVRVGVVGKVLKESRIIEESGLVEELLARLGASRGDVSYGIEEVESDAISGAVQTVLVCDDKLRSAEGEERIRLESILKTVESKGGRVVIVSTGHEGGRKLDSLGGIAAFLRYSRHRNF from the coding sequence TTGAAGATTCTGAATGAAGACCTCAGACATGGCATAATGAAAGTCTCCATAGACAACCTTGACGATCTGTGGATACTGTACAATCTGATCAGGAAGGGCGATAAGATATACTCCAGAACTACCCGTGAGGTCAAGGTTGAGAGGGTCGGCGGAACGTCGAGTAGGCGTGTACCTGCAAACTTGGGATTGAGTGTTGAGAAGGTTTACTATGATAAGGATCTGGCTAGACTCAGAATCCACGGGACCATAATAGATGCCCCCGAAGACCTCAGTGTTCTAGGTTCACACCACACCATCAACCTACATGAAGGTAAAGTTGCAACAATAATCAAAGAGTATTGGGCTCAACATGACATTGGTAGTTTGAGGAAGGCAGTTAGACCTGGCCCCCCAATCATAATCGTAGCCTTGGACAATGACGAGTGTGCTATAGGCGTCTCGAGAACGTCAGGTGTCGAGGTTAACGTCGAGTTGAAGTCTGGCTTACCAAGCAAACGTGAAGCGGATAGGCGTGAACAAGCCATGTTGAAGTATCTGGGAGAAATATCGGGGGCTCTAGTCAAGGTACATGAGAAGGTTGATGGCAGAATAGTCGTCGTAGGCCCAGCCTTCGCGAAAGAGCATCTGGTCCGACACCTGAGAAAGAACTTCCCAGAATTATCTGATAATATTGCCGCCGTCAAGAGTGTCAGCAGTGGAGGAGTAGCAGGTGTCTTGGAGGCTGTGAGGGTCGGCGTCGTCGGCAAGGTTTTGAAGGAGTCCAGGATTATTGAGGAGTCTGGATTGGTTGAGGAGCTTTTAGCCAGACTCGGAGCATCCAGAGGAGATGTATCATACGGTATAGAGGAAGTTGAGAGCGACGCAATATCAGGGGCCGTTCAGACAGTCCTAGTATGCGATGATAAGCTGAGGTCGGCTGAAGGGGAGGAGAGGATTAGGCTTGAGAGTATTCTCAAGACTGTTGAGTCGAAAGGAGGAAGAGTGGTAATTGTGAGTACAGGACATGAAGGCGGGAGGAAACTTGACTCCCTAGGAGGCATAGCCGCTTTCCTGCGATATTCAAGACATAGAAATTTCTAA
- a CDS encoding phosphatase PAP2 family protein, whose translation MVIFCVLLYLLGYKEEALLIFVTIILGTLVVSPLKATVTRLRPYSTLPTVVPLDYEAGSSFPSGHSERIFALATVIRGGWRKSLLAYSLAATVAFSRLYLGVHYPTDVLFGSVIGLIVGVITLRLERRIIWLSSRFIDWFQG comes from the coding sequence TTGGTAATTTTTTGTGTCCTACTATACCTACTCGGCTATAAGGAGGAGGCTCTCTTGATATTCGTAACGATAATCCTTGGAACGCTCGTCGTGTCCCCTTTGAAGGCGACTGTTACAAGGCTCAGACCTTACTCAACCCTGCCAACCGTTGTTCCCCTCGATTATGAGGCTGGCTCGAGTTTTCCAAGTGGACATTCGGAAAGGATATTTGCTCTTGCAACAGTCATCAGAGGAGGATGGAGGAAGAGTCTACTCGCCTACTCTCTGGCTGCTACCGTTGCTTTCAGCAGACTATATCTAGGGGTTCACTATCCTACTGATGTTCTCTTCGGTAGTGTGATAGGTTTGATCGTTGGTGTAATAACATTGAGATTGGAGAGGAGAATAATCTGGCTTTCCTCTCGCTTCATTGATTGGTTTCAAGGTTGA
- the rpsJ gene encoding 30S ribosomal protein S10 codes for MPGKARIRLTSTRPDHLTSICEEIKKIAERTAVKLRGPIPLPTKRLIVPTRKTPCGQGTHTWDKWEMRIHKRLIDVDPNERFLKRLMRIRTPEDVFVEIELL; via the coding sequence ATGCCAGGCAAAGCCAGAATAAGACTCACAAGCACAAGACCAGACCATCTAACCTCAATATGTGAGGAGATAAAGAAGATAGCGGAGAGAACAGCTGTCAAACTGAGAGGACCCATACCCCTACCAACAAAGAGGCTGATAGTCCCAACGAGGAAGACCCCATGCGGCCAAGGAACCCACACATGGGATAAATGGGAGATGAGAATCCACAAGAGACTAATCGACGTAGATCCAAATGAAAGATTCCTCAAGAGGCTGATGAGGATCAGAACCCCAGAAGACGTATTCGTGGAGATAGAACTACTATAA
- a CDS encoding TIGR00269 family protein yields MQCSLCGGPAFYRRNFEGVDLCKRCFKKSIENKVRSTISKYKMLGPEDKIAVAVSGGKDSLALLWIMRKLKSRFPSSKIFAVTIDEGIRNYRDEALSLARSLSERINIEHRVFSFKEFFKVTLDDIVQKKRETSRVTPCSYCGVLRRRALEIAARNIGANKIATAHNLDDEVQTALLNIIHGGVDRLLRSGPYLRDPQGRFIPRIKPLSEIYEREVALYAYIVGLDFQITPCPYRSEALRGEVRNIINMLEENHPGIKYTVYSSKLRLSRLLDNQIFNMQTCKSCGYPTSGEICEVCKIIGDTNSRRYVSFEKLN; encoded by the coding sequence ATGCAATGCAGCCTCTGCGGTGGACCAGCTTTCTATAGGAGGAATTTTGAAGGCGTCGACCTATGTAAGAGATGTTTCAAAAAGAGTATAGAAAATAAGGTTAGGTCCACAATCTCCAAATATAAGATGCTTGGACCAGAAGACAAGATTGCAGTAGCGGTCTCAGGCGGCAAAGACAGCCTGGCACTCTTATGGATAATGCGTAAGCTCAAGTCTAGATTCCCCTCATCAAAGATCTTCGCAGTAACCATAGATGAAGGTATTAGAAACTATAGGGATGAAGCCCTATCCCTAGCCAGATCCCTATCGGAGAGAATCAACATAGAACATAGAGTCTTCTCCTTCAAAGAGTTTTTCAAAGTTACCCTGGATGATATTGTCCAGAAAAAAAGAGAAACATCGAGGGTCACCCCATGCTCTTACTGTGGCGTGTTGAGAAGACGGGCCTTGGAGATAGCTGCCAGGAATATAGGTGCAAACAAAATAGCTACAGCACATAACCTCGACGATGAGGTTCAGACAGCCCTACTGAACATTATTCATGGAGGGGTTGACAGACTTCTCAGGTCAGGCCCATACCTCAGAGACCCTCAGGGAAGGTTCATACCTAGAATCAAACCTTTATCTGAGATATATGAACGTGAAGTCGCCTTATACGCATATATCGTAGGCTTAGATTTTCAAATCACACCATGCCCATATAGAAGTGAAGCCCTAAGGGGTGAGGTCAGGAATATAATAAACATGTTAGAAGAGAATCATCCGGGAATAAAATATACGGTGTACTCTTCAAAGTTGAGGCTGAGCCGCCTACTCGACAATCAAATCTTCAACATGCAAACGTGCAAGTCATGTGGATACCCGACGAGCGGGGAGATATGTGAAGTATGCAAAATAATCGGTGACACAAATAGTCGAAGATATGTGTCCTTCGAGAAGCTTAATTGA